A genomic window from Onychostoma macrolepis isolate SWU-2019 chromosome 22, ASM1243209v1, whole genome shotgun sequence includes:
- the cusr gene encoding uncharacterized protein cusr, translating to MLLPRALTLFILWGSASCVQYRADFNMMGVTGWILFDSTEHKSTVNLTGTGTCRFNVSLTTFPVMYGHFASPCQKSHMGDSVFTFSVDQPQAAVNVSTLFEQHISLDALSVLVDTCNGTRICTGLTSESQVRTWRARFFSPVAGNVYIRQAMGEAGARVLSDLRNVDQTRTFSNVTILVSQSSATSCNALLSSLDPKSLTKLGVISVGSPLEPVKSRLEISNLNSNVRFAVLDLTSSYMCAEIRSVAMKVVSAVVNMQGIKGYFTFHQSSPFDLTTTIVNLTNLDRRVGPYHVHQFPLPQMSSPSDSSCSNNNLGGHWNPFNVNTQAPAYPPPRGSTHDLFEVGDLSSRHGSLENTNNFEATFLDWNLPLFGRNSIVGRSVVIHMPNSTRFACASIGYPGEVTVAKANFRGLVVGTVLFTQVSSDPYSDVSVFMDLSYEQLSAPSTKNHNWHVHDYPISTETDNDKGCCLSTGGHWNPYNIDITVSAYAVNCAPDSPFACEVGDISGKHKTADLQSEMGTVATKNFFTDTTSWVSGMIGRSVVIHGPNQTGPRIACANLTLYRFPSARSDSWLGPGTSEGNLVRFSQVSPQGPTILNISFTGLNARASGYHVHILPIKSTQEPCSDTNIMGHFNPFSVNAASSPAPGDGTVDQYEIGDISGKFGDLTSQNNFQNQYTDGNMPLSGPNSIIGRSLVIHYTNGSRMRCADISAEDSPDGNWVIAKAMFSSAVTGTVTMSQLTFPDGSYGDVILEVDVRASQSSNLADASWYITNKPVGSHGTCPGEEEIFNPFNTTNMNSCSQVRSLSCLVGDLTGRHGSISLTKRHLYNDILLQLAGDFTVVQRSLVLRLNNTTTACADILPESPSATQIFPKITSFNRYDFRKRVADVLNVHISRVSILPGSPSQGSDGKCQQLNYLVSGEVSQEKLKSVQTSDKMGVFKESKECTPTGNTGLMLVPCTMLLSVMSTGVYLLGFLRH from the exons ATGTTGCTGCCAAGAGCCTTGACCCTGTTTATCCTGTGGG GTTCTGCCTCTTGTGTGCAATATCGGGCTGACTTCAATATGATGGGAGTCACTGGTTGGATCCTCTTTGACTCCACAGAGCACAAGTCCACTGTTAATCTCACAGGAACTGGCACATGTCGATTCAATGTCTCTCTCACTACATTCCCAGTTATGTACGGCCATTTTGCTTCACCTTGTCAAAAGTCACACATGGGAGACAGTGTGTTCACATTTTCTGTAGATCAGCCTCAGGCCGCTGTGAATGTGTCCACTCTGTTTGAACAGCACATTAGTCTGGATGCCCTCTCGGTGCTGGTGGACACATGTAATGGTACAAGGATTTGTACTGGACTTACTTCGGAGTCCCAGGTAAGAACATGGAGGGCACGGTTTTTCAGTCCCGTGGCTGGAAACGTCTACATCCGGCAAGCGATGGGAGAAGCAGGGGCAAGGGTTCTCTCAGATCTAAGAAATGTTGATCAGACCAGGACTTTTTCAAATGTCACGATTTTAGTGTCACAAAGCTCTGCCACCAGCTGCAATGCACTTCTCAGTAGTCTGGATCCCAAGAGTCTTACAAAGTTGGGTGTTATCAGTGTAGGATCACCTCTGGAACCTGTTAAATCTCGATTGGAAATATCCAATCTCAATTCTAATGTCCGCTTCGCCGTTCTCGACTTGACCTCAAGCTACATGTGTGCAGAGATCCGAAGTGTCGCAATGAAGGTAGTTAGTGCTGTTGTGAACATGCAAGGGATTAAAGGCTACTTCACTTTCCATCAATCATCTCCGTTCGATCTCACCACCACCATTGTTAACCTGACAAACCTGGACAGAAGAGTTGGCCCATACCACGTTCATCAGTTTCCCCTTCCCCAAATGAGTTCTCCATCAGATAGCAGCTGCAGTAACAACAACCTTGGGGGTCACTGGAACCCGTTTAATGTGAATACTCAGGCACCAGCGTATCCGCCACCGAGAGGCTCTACTCATGATCTCTTTGAGGTCGGAGATCTGAGCTCCAGGCATGGGTCTCTGGAGAATACAAATAACTTTGAAGCCACTTTTTTGGACTGGAACCTACCTCTGTTTGGGAGGAATAGCATTGTGGGTCGCTCTGTGGTGATACACATGCCCAACTCAACCAGATTTGCCTGTGCAAGTATCGGCTACCCCGGTGAAGTGACTGTGGCCAAAGCTAACTTTCGTGGTCTGGTCGTGGGGACGGTCCTGTTCACCCAAGTCAGTAGTGACCCATATTCTGATGTCTCCGTATTCATGGACCTATCCTATGAACAACTTTCTGCACCTTCTACGAAGAATCACAACTGGCACGTCCACGACTATCCCATCAGCACAGAGACTGACAATGACAAAGGATGTTGTCTGTCCACTGGAGGACACTGGAACCCATACAACATAGACATCACAGTAAGTGCATACGCTGTAAACTGTGCTCCCGACAGCCCTTTTGCTTGTGAAGTTGGGGATATCTCTGGCAAGCACAAAACCGCTGACCTGCAGTCTGAGATGGGAACGGTAGCAACCAAGAACTTTTTTACTGACACCACTTCTTGGGTGTCTGGAATGATTGGACGTTCTGTGGTGATACATGGTCCAAACCAAACAGGTCCACGGATCGCTTGTGCTAACCTCACCTTGTACCGTTTTCCCTCCGCTCGCTCGGATTCTTGGCTCGGACCTGGAACCTCTGAAGGAAACTTAGTCAGATTCTCCCAAGTCTCTCCTCAAGGACCAACAATCCTAAATATCTCCTTTACCGGGCTTAATGCGAGAGCCAGTGGCTACCACGTTCATATTCTTCCAATCAAAAGCACACAGGAACCTTGCTCAGACACTAACATCATGGGACACTTCAACCCGTTTTCTGTGAACGCAGCCTCATCTCCAGCTCCAGGGGATGGCACGGTTGACCAGTATGAGATTGGAGACATCAGTGGGAAGTTTGGAGACCTGACCAGTCAGAACAACTTTCAGAATCAGTACACGGATGGAAATATGCCACTTTCAGGGCCGAACAGCATAATCGGCAGGTCTCTGGTCATACATTACACCAACGGCTCAAG AATGCGGTGTGCAGATATTTCAGCAGAAGACTCCCCAGATGGAAACTGGGTGATCGCCAAGGCCATGTTCAGTAGTGCTGTAACTGGGACAGTGacaatg TCCCAGCTAACCTTTCCAGATGGCAGCTATGGTGATGTTATATTGGAAGTGGATGTACGGGCATCACAATCATCAAAT CTTGCAGATGCTTCCTGGTACATCACAAATAAGCCAGTAGGATCACATGGCACATGTCCTGGTgaagaagaaatatttaatcCATTCAACACGACAAAT ATGAACAGCTGTTCTCAGGTCAGGTCTCTGTCCTGTTTGGTTGGAGATCTGACGGGCAGACATGGATCCATAAGTCTCACCAAGAGGCACCTGTACAATGACATTCTGTTGCAACTGGCCGGAGACTTCACAG TTGTCCAGAGGTCATTAGTTCTTAGGCTCAATAACACCACAACCGCATGTGCAGATATTCTCCCAGAATCTCCCTCTGCCACGCAGATCTTCCCCAAAATCACTTCCTTCAACAG GTATGATTTCCGGAAGAGAGTGGCAGATGTGTTGAACGTCCACATATCCAGAGTTTCTATCTTACCTGGTTCTCCTTCACAAGGGTCTGATGGGAAATGCCAGCAGCTCAATTATCTGGTGTCAG GTGAGGTGAGCCAAGAGAAGCTGAAATCAGTTCAGACCAGTGACAAGATGGGTGTTTTCAAAGAATCAAAGGAGTGCACTCCAA CTGGAAACACAGGACTGATGCTGGTGCCCTGCACAATGTTACTGTCTGTCATGTCGACTGGAGTCTATCTGCTCGGGTTTCTGAGGCACTAG